In the Haloterrigena turkmenica DSM 5511 genome, GTGCCGGAGCGGCGTGGGGGACGTTCCTCCGAATGCTCGAGTACAAGTGCGAACGCGAAGGCACGCACTTCGTTGCTGTTAATCCGGCCGGAACGACCAAAGAGTGCGCGGCGTGCGGTGTCTCGACCGACAAACCGCTGTGGGTCCGCGAACACTCGTGTCCGTCGTGCGGCTTCACCGCCGACCGAGACTGGAACGCGGCCTGGAACATTCTTTCTCGCGGTATCAAGCAGTTAGGAGCGGGACGCTCCGAATCAACGCCTGTGGAGACTGCGCTCCCTACGGGGACCCATTCGGTTCCTGCAAAGCGCGTCGTGGAAACAGGAAGCCCCACCCTCAAGGAGCGAACGGCGTCAGCCGTGAGCGAGTAGGGTGGGGTAGTTCACCGACTGCTTGCCGTCGCGACCTCCTTGACCGTCACTCGACCCGGCGTACCGTTTTCGACCATCCGAACAATTCCGTCGTGCTCCCGAAGATATACGGGCGGGATAATATATAGGAAAGAATACACTCGACAAGCTATTTATAGTGAACCCATGTTTGTGTGACGTGACAGCATATGTCAGAGAGGGATGGATCCATCGAATTGGCGTACGGACTGGAAGACAAACCACCGGCAGTCGAGGCGCTCTTCCTGGGTGTCCAGCACGTAGCGGCCATGATCGTTCCGGCGACGGCGGTGGCACTCATCGTCGGAGGTAGCGTCGGGGTCGGTTCGGCCGACACGGCGTTCCTGGTTCAGATGGTGCTCGTGTTCTCGGGGCTCGCGACGCTCGTGCAGGTCTTCCCCATCGGTCCCGTCGGGTCCCGCTTACCCGTCGTGATGGGGACGAGCTTCGCGTTCGTCGGCGCGGCGATAGCCATCGGAAGCCAATACGGTCTCGACGCCGTCTTCGGCGCTATCGTCGTCGCGGCGCTGGTCGAGGTGCTGATCGGATGGCAGTTCAAACGAGTCAAACGGTTCTTCCCACCGCTAGTGTCCGGTCTCATCGTTATGATCATCGGTCTCTACCTGATTCCGGTGGGAATGGATTACCTCGCGGGTGGCGCCGGAGCCGCCGACTACGGCGCGTACCACAACCTCGGACTGGGACTGCTCGTAATAGCCGTAACCGTCGGACTGAACCTCTTCTCGGACGGCACCTTACGGATACTGAGTATCTTGATCGGCCTCATGGTCGGGTACGTAGCTGCGATCGCGATCGGTATCGTCGACTTCTCCCCGGTCGCGGACGCGGGTTGGTTCGCCGTTCCCGTCCCGGGTCGATTCGGGTTCTCCTTCGAACCGGTGGCCATCCTGACGTTCACCGCCATTCACATCACGGCGGCGATCGAATCCGTCGGGGACATCTCCGGCATCACGGCCGCCGAAGGGCGAACCCCGACCGAAGACGAGATGACGGGCGGTCTCTTCGTCGACGGGATCGGCAGTTCGATCGGGGCCCTGTTCGGCGCGTTCCCGCTAACGACGTTCTCTCAGAACGTCGGCCTCATCAACTTCACCGGCGTTATGAGTCGCTACGTCGTCGCCGTCAGCGGTGGCGTACTGCTGGTTCTCGGGTTCGTTCCGAAAATCAGCGCCGTCGTGACGACCATCCCCAGTGCGGTACTCGGCGGCGCCGTGCTGGTCATGTTCGGCATGGTGATGGCGAGCGGTCTCCGCCTCATCTTCCTGAACGAACGGATGAACCGACGGAACATGGTAATCATGGCGACCTCGATCGGGGCCGGACTGGGCGTCGAGGTCCGCCCCGACGCGCTCAGCGCGTTGCCGGACCAGGCGACGATCTTCTTCGGAAACGCGATCATCATGACCGCCATTACGGCGGTCCTGCTCAACACGCTGGCACCGCGCGAGACGGAGACCGATATCGAGGACGCAGTCGTGTCGGACGATCTCGACGACGGTCTGGGTGCCGATGCCGTTGGGCCGTCCGAAGATTGAGACGGCAACTTCGATTTTTGGAGCGGAGGATCTGCCCTCTATCACCGTCTGGGTCCGGTCGCTCGCGTTCTCGACCGCCCGCCGTACGCGGACGTAGCGTTCGTCTCCAGAACCATGCCACGCCACACCATAACAATCTATTTGATGGTCGAACTGGACGGTACACTATGCAGTTCGATCGCGTCGCAATCAGCGAACGGTCCTATCGCCGGTGCTGCGAAGATGCGGTGGGCGAGACGCTCTACGGCCGGGTGATGTATCGTGACTGAACGCGTCGACACCCTCGTTCGCGGAACGTTGGTCAACGTGAACACCGGGAACTTAGAGGATCGCGCCGTGGCGATCGATGACGGGACCATCGTCGCGCTGGACGAACGTCCTGCCGAACGCGAACTGCGCGCGAACTACGTCGCACCCGGCCTCATCGACGCGCACATGCACGTCGAGTCGAGCATGGTGACGCTTCCACAGTACGCGGAAGCGGTCGTCCCGAACGGCGTAACGAGCGTCGTTCACGATCCACACGAGATCGCGAACGTTGTCGGAGCGGAGGGCGTCCGCGCCGTCATTCGGGACGCGGAACGGACGCCGTTGAAGGCCCGATTCACCGCCCCGTCCAGCGTCCCGGCGTCGGACCTGCAGGACTGCGGTGCGACGCTCTCCGCCGAAATGGTGACCGATCTACTTGACGAGTCGACCGTCGTCGCACTCGGCGAAGTAATGGACGTTCCCGGGTTAGTCGCGGGAGACGGAGAAGTCCACGCCAAGGTTCGCGCCGCACGGGAGCGAGGACTGACCGTCGACGGCCACATGCCGCGGGTCACGGGCGACGACCTACAGGTAGCGGCGCGGTATCTGGACAACGATCACGAGAGTATCTCGCTCGCCGAGGCCCGAGAGAAAGTCGATGTCGGTCTTCGGGTGTACCTGCGCGAGGGCTCTTCCAGCAAGAACCTCGCCGAACTCCTCCCACTCGCGGAAGACGTCGATACGCGGCGCCTCTCGCTCTGTACGGACGACCGCGAGGTCACGGACATCGTCGACGAGGGTGGTGTCGACTTCGCCGTTCGGAAAGCGATCCGCGAGGGGATCGATCCGGTCGACGCCGTACAGATGGCGACGATAAACACGGCGGAGAGTTACGGTCTCCCGTTTGGCAGCGTACGACCGGGTGCGCCGGCCGATCTCGTGCTCCTCGAGGATCTGAAGACGTGGAGCGTCGACCGTGTGCTGATCGACGGCGAGCTGGACCCCACGGACGACGGTACCGCCCCCGCCTCGACCGACCTCCCGACGGATACGGTCGAGTTCCCGTCGGTTTCGGTATCGGATCTCGCTATTACGGTCGCGGACGACCACGGGAGCGCCGAGCGCGTCCGCGTCATCGATGCCGTCGGCGGCCTCCAGACTGAACCCATGATCGCCGAGGTTCCCGTACAGGAAGGCGTCTTGACTCCGAAACCGAGTGACGATCTGCTCTCGCTCGCCGTCATCGAGCGTCACGGCAAGAACGGGGGTATCGGCCGCGGTTTCGTTCACGGATTGGAACTGGATCGCGGTGCCGTCGGGTCAACGGTCGCTCACGACGCCCATAACTGCGTCGTTGCCGGCGCCGATCACGCTTCCATGGCATCGGTCGCGAACGAACTCGAGGAGATCGACGGCGGCGTCGTCGCGTACGATCCTGTCGACGACGAGTTCGCGACGCTCGCGCTCCCGGTCGCCGGGCTGATGTCGAACGAACCGATAGAAACCGTCTACGATCGGTTCGAGGCCGTAGAGAGCCGCGCCGCCGAGCTCGGAATGGCGGATACCGGACTGATGGAACTCTCCTTTCTCGCGTTGGAGGTAATTCCGTCGTACCGGCTCACGAACAACGGTCTCGTGGACGTCGAGGACGGTCGGTACGTGGACGTGACGGTGACGTAGTTCGAGATACTGTGTCACTGTCAGAACTCCTGTTCGGGGTCCTCGGCCGCTTCAGTGGAATCCGACGCGTCGAATTTCAGCTGTCGACCGCACGGGACAGAATGATGTCGTCCACGTAGGACTCTCCCAGCAGATAGTGATCGTCGCGAGTCGCTTCGACGACCCAACCGCGGTCGGTGAGAAAATCGATACCGGTTTGATTCGTGGCGGGAAGGTGCTGATAGAGTTTCTCGTAGCCGCAGCGGTCGACCCACTTCTGCGTGTACTCCAACAGTCCGGTCCCGATTCCCGCTCCGCGTCGCTCTTCCGCGACGCCGCCGGTGATCGTCGCCGTGTGATGAGTTCGCGT is a window encoding:
- a CDS encoding uracil-xanthine permease family protein translates to MSERDGSIELAYGLEDKPPAVEALFLGVQHVAAMIVPATAVALIVGGSVGVGSADTAFLVQMVLVFSGLATLVQVFPIGPVGSRLPVVMGTSFAFVGAAIAIGSQYGLDAVFGAIVVAALVEVLIGWQFKRVKRFFPPLVSGLIVMIIGLYLIPVGMDYLAGGAGAADYGAYHNLGLGLLVIAVTVGLNLFSDGTLRILSILIGLMVGYVAAIAIGIVDFSPVADAGWFAVPVPGRFGFSFEPVAILTFTAIHITAAIESVGDISGITAAEGRTPTEDEMTGGLFVDGIGSSIGALFGAFPLTTFSQNVGLINFTGVMSRYVVAVSGGVLLVLGFVPKISAVVTTIPSAVLGGAVLVMFGMVMASGLRLIFLNERMNRRNMVIMATSIGAGLGVEVRPDALSALPDQATIFFGNAIIMTAITAVLLNTLAPRETETDIEDAVVSDDLDDGLGADAVGPSED
- the ade gene encoding adenine deaminase; this translates as MTERVDTLVRGTLVNVNTGNLEDRAVAIDDGTIVALDERPAERELRANYVAPGLIDAHMHVESSMVTLPQYAEAVVPNGVTSVVHDPHEIANVVGAEGVRAVIRDAERTPLKARFTAPSSVPASDLQDCGATLSAEMVTDLLDESTVVALGEVMDVPGLVAGDGEVHAKVRAARERGLTVDGHMPRVTGDDLQVAARYLDNDHESISLAEAREKVDVGLRVYLREGSSSKNLAELLPLAEDVDTRRLSLCTDDREVTDIVDEGGVDFAVRKAIREGIDPVDAVQMATINTAESYGLPFGSVRPGAPADLVLLEDLKTWSVDRVLIDGELDPTDDGTAPASTDLPTDTVEFPSVSVSDLAITVADDHGSAERVRVIDAVGGLQTEPMIAEVPVQEGVLTPKPSDDLLSLAVIERHGKNGGIGRGFVHGLELDRGAVGSTVAHDAHNCVVAGADHASMASVANELEEIDGGVVAYDPVDDEFATLALPVAGLMSNEPIETVYDRFEAVESRAAELGMADTGLMELSFLALEVIPSYRLTNNGLVDVEDGRYVDVTVT